In Pleurocapsa sp. PCC 7319, the following are encoded in one genomic region:
- a CDS encoding CPBP family intramembrane glutamic endopeptidase encodes MTIKRAILALLTIFAIARIGFSLNSSLSQPQIQSRLELYQTNLLLHVAEYKTNTNDDFDLNSAVNSLVGEDPYSAASKQYQKVRQETVVSRDNFVSKLQQLDTGKTDITDEANKQGINVAQKKQLKQQITELEQFINELDLKQGILAAAQGKTQEAISIWDGEISRINNPENSYLQTATLLKQLWQEQTQELVASTETIKSKLENNLDSWFSYQALAKFDEVNHLADDLASLKEQELQVATNSIFKLALISGIPFFGGITGVALLIFLIIQRFIKKETSIISTNNSTTWETPWDWEITWQVLIVGFFFIGQFVLPLILGFLNINPVNSSLRIKALYILGTYLLMAVGGVSVLYFSIKSFIPLSQDWFKFKLTSNWFVWGVGGYLVAVPLVLLVSLINQQIWQGQGGSNPLLFLALQAQDQVALAIFFSTASIAAPLFEEIMFRGFLLPSLTRYVSVSGAIMISAIIFAVAHLSLSEVLPLTTLGIVLGVVYTRSRNLLAPMLLHSLWNSGTLISLFVLGSGI; translated from the coding sequence ATGACAATCAAACGAGCAATTTTAGCTCTGTTAACCATATTTGCGATCGCCAGAATTGGCTTTTCTTTAAACAGTAGTCTTTCTCAACCCCAGATCCAAAGTCGCTTAGAGCTATATCAAACTAATTTATTACTCCACGTTGCGGAATACAAAACTAATACAAATGATGATTTTGATTTAAATAGTGCAGTCAACTCTTTAGTTGGAGAAGATCCTTATTCGGCAGCCAGTAAGCAATATCAGAAAGTACGCCAAGAAACGGTAGTTAGTCGTGATAATTTCGTCTCTAAGCTACAACAGCTAGACACTGGCAAAACAGATATTACTGATGAAGCAAACAAACAAGGAATAAATGTCGCTCAAAAAAAACAGCTTAAACAGCAAATTACCGAATTAGAGCAGTTTATTAATGAATTGGATTTAAAACAAGGGATTTTAGCTGCGGCGCAGGGTAAAACACAAGAAGCAATTTCTATTTGGGATGGTGAAATTAGTCGTATCAACAATCCCGAAAACAGTTACTTACAAACAGCTACACTCCTTAAACAGTTATGGCAGGAGCAAACCCAAGAACTGGTAGCAAGTACCGAGACTATCAAAAGTAAATTAGAAAATAATTTAGATAGTTGGTTCAGTTATCAGGCTTTAGCCAAATTTGACGAAGTCAATCATCTTGCTGACGATTTAGCTTCACTTAAAGAACAAGAATTACAAGTTGCTACCAATTCAATATTTAAATTAGCCTTAATCAGTGGCATTCCCTTTTTTGGTGGTATTACTGGAGTCGCTTTGTTAATATTTTTAATTATTCAAAGATTTATTAAAAAAGAAACTTCGATTATTTCAACCAATAACAGCACTACCTGGGAGACACCTTGGGATTGGGAAATTACCTGGCAAGTTTTGATTGTCGGGTTTTTCTTTATCGGTCAATTTGTCTTACCTTTAATTTTAGGTTTTTTAAATATTAATCCGGTTAACTCTTCCCTTAGAATCAAAGCTTTATATATTTTGGGAACCTATCTTTTAATGGCTGTAGGGGGAGTTTCAGTTTTATACTTTTCGATTAAATCTTTTATCCCTCTCTCCCAAGATTGGTTTAAATTCAAATTAACTAGTAACTGGTTTGTTTGGGGGGTTGGAGGTTATTTAGTTGCTGTACCTTTAGTATTACTAGTATCTTTGATTAACCAGCAAATTTGGCAAGGGCAAGGAGGTAGTAATCCCCTTCTATTTCTAGCATTACAAGCACAGGATCAAGTAGCATTGGCAATATTCTTTAGTACAGCATCGATCGCTGCGCCGCTCTTTGAAGAAATAATGTTTCGTGGTTTTTTGTTGCCTTCTCTAACACGTTATGTATCTGTTTCGGGGGCAATTATGATTAGTGCTATTATCTTTGCAGTCGCTCATCTAAGCTTATCTGAAGTCTTACCATTAACCACTTTGGGAATAGTATTAGGAGTAGTTTATACGCGATCGCGTAATCTTTTGGCTCCGATGTTGCTTCACAGTCTTTGGAATAGTGGCACCTTAATTAGTTTATTCGTTTTAGGCAGTGGTATTTAA
- a CDS encoding histidine phosphatase family protein produces MATRVIIVRHGQSTYNAQKMIQGRCDESVLTEKGISDAQKLGQTLSEVKIDAFYCSPLQRARLTAETIQAGLTNPPTLQPTDRLIEIDLPLWEKKKKDEVKSQCANDYRQWKENPHEFKMILEDETEHYPVLSLYQQAQDFWQEAISKHQGQTILIVAHNGINRCLIMSAIGISSDRYHTIQQSNCCINILNFSSNFGDSVQLESLNQTSHLGIPLPPTRPPHSGPRLLLVRHGETNWNKESRFQGIRDIPLNDNGRSQGRKAATFLQDVPIDFAVSSSMLRPKETAEIILEYHPGVSLETTPELIEICHGLWEGMLESEIQAEYSDLLQQWKDRPETVQMPEGENLQQVWDRGVAAWNKIAADYSNTDTPQTGLVVAHDAINKVILCYLLGLKPGNFWNIKQGNGAVSVIDYPQGAAGKPVLQAINITTHLSGGGILDQTAAGAL; encoded by the coding sequence TTGGCTACTCGCGTGATTATCGTTCGTCATGGACAAAGTACCTATAATGCACAGAAGATGATTCAAGGACGTTGTGATGAATCTGTATTAACCGAAAAAGGTATTTCCGACGCTCAAAAACTGGGACAAACTCTAAGTGAGGTTAAAATTGATGCTTTTTATTGTAGTCCCCTACAGCGAGCTAGACTTACTGCCGAAACAATCCAAGCTGGTCTAACCAATCCTCCTACTTTGCAACCTACCGATAGGTTGATAGAAATTGATTTGCCCCTGTGGGAAAAAAAGAAAAAAGACGAAGTTAAATCTCAGTGTGCTAATGATTATCGTCAGTGGAAAGAAAATCCCCATGAATTTAAGATGATTCTAGAGGATGAAACAGAACATTATCCTGTACTATCACTGTATCAACAGGCTCAAGACTTTTGGCAAGAAGCTATTAGCAAACATCAAGGACAGACTATTCTAATTGTTGCTCACAATGGGATTAATCGTTGTCTGATTATGAGTGCTATTGGCATTAGTAGCGATCGCTATCACACGATCCAACAGTCAAATTGTTGCATTAATATCCTTAACTTTAGTAGTAATTTTGGCGATTCGGTGCAGCTCGAATCTCTCAATCAAACCTCTCATTTGGGCATTCCTCTGCCTCCTACTCGTCCGCCTCATTCTGGCCCTCGTTTACTCTTAGTACGTCATGGAGAAACTAACTGGAATAAGGAATCTCGCTTTCAAGGGATCAGAGATATTCCCCTCAATGATAATGGGCGATCGCAGGGAAGAAAAGCGGCTACGTTTTTACAGGATGTACCAATTGATTTTGCTGTATCCAGTTCCATGCTCCGTCCCAAAGAAACAGCCGAAATTATTTTAGAATATCATCCTGGTGTTTCCTTAGAGACAACTCCTGAATTAATTGAAATTTGTCATGGTCTGTGGGAAGGAATGTTAGAGTCTGAAATCCAGGCTGAATATTCTGATTTACTTCAGCAATGGAAAGATCGACCAGAAACAGTACAAATGCCAGAAGGAGAAAACTTGCAGCAGGTTTGGGATCGAGGAGTTGCCGCCTGGAATAAAATCGCTGCCGATTATAGCAATACCGATACTCCTCAAACTGGATTAGTGGTAGCTCACGATGCCATAAATAAAGTAATTCTGTGCTATCTACTAGGATTAAAACCCGGAAACTTCTGGAACATTAAACAAGGTAACGGTGCAGTAAGTGTAATTGACTATCCTCAAGGTGCTGCAGGTAAACCCGTACTGCAAGCTATTAATATTACTACTCACTTAAGCGGAGGTGGCATTTTAGATCAAACCGCAGCAGGAGCTTTATAA
- the tpiA gene encoding triose-phosphate isomerase, protein MRKIVIAGNWKMHKNQAESLKFVQAFKSKTENTDESREIILCAPFTSLTVMSKNLHGSRVMLGAQNIHWEIEGAYTGEISGEMLTEIGVNYVIVGHSERRQYFGETDETVNLRLKRAQEYRMKPILCVGETKSQRDAGETENIIINQLKQDLVGIDQNNLIIAYEPIWAIGTGDTCESTEANRVIGIIRQQLDNKNVTIQYGGSVKPGNIDEIMSQAEIDGVLVGGASLEAADFARIVNYQ, encoded by the coding sequence GTGCGAAAAATAGTTATTGCTGGCAACTGGAAGATGCACAAAAACCAGGCAGAGTCCTTAAAGTTTGTGCAAGCATTTAAATCAAAAACCGAAAATACCGACGAAAGTAGAGAAATTATTTTGTGTGCTCCGTTTACATCTCTTACTGTCATGTCCAAAAATTTACACGGAAGTAGGGTCATGTTAGGAGCACAGAACATTCACTGGGAGATTGAAGGTGCATACACTGGTGAAATATCAGGAGAAATGCTCACCGAAATTGGTGTTAATTATGTGATCGTTGGTCACAGTGAGCGACGACAGTATTTTGGAGAAACAGATGAAACAGTAAATTTACGACTTAAGAGAGCGCAGGAATATAGAATGAAACCAATTCTTTGTGTTGGTGAGACTAAATCACAAAGAGATGCTGGCGAAACCGAAAATATTATTATCAATCAACTGAAACAAGATCTAGTAGGAATAGATCAAAATAATCTAATAATTGCCTATGAACCAATTTGGGCAATTGGTACGGGAGATACATGCGAATCTACGGAAGCAAATCGTGTCATCGGGATTATTCGCCAGCAATTAGATAATAAAAATGTGACGATCCAATATGGTGGCTCTGTTAAACCAGGTAATATTGATGAAATTATGTCCCAGGCAGAAATTGATGGAGTTTTGGTAGGTGGAGCAAGTTTAGAAGCAGCTGACTTTGCACGTATTGTTAATTATCAATAA
- a CDS encoding DUF3007 family protein gives MRRIDALGISLGVFVAAGLIYVILQVLGIDSINAGIWTQTLLVIGLIGWSLTYLLRVSSKNMTYNQQLKDYEEAVIQKRFEEMSPEDLTKLQQEIEQEKESQTPKQS, from the coding sequence ATGCGCAGAATTGATGCTTTGGGAATCAGTCTTGGCGTTTTCGTAGCGGCAGGACTAATTTATGTCATTTTACAGGTACTGGGCATTGATTCTATCAATGCGGGAATTTGGACACAAACTCTGTTAGTTATAGGGTTAATTGGTTGGTCCCTGACCTACTTATTGAGAGTCAGCAGCAAAAATATGACTTATAATCAGCAACTTAAAGATTATGAAGAAGCAGTAATTCAAAAACGTTTTGAAGAAATGTCTCCTGAAGATTTGACCAAACTTCAACAAGAAATTGAGCAAGAAAAAGAATCTCAAACACCTAAACAATCTTAG
- the trpA gene encoding tryptophan synthase subunit alpha → MNSIARCFQDLKQNSECALIPFITAGDPDLATTAKALEVLAQSGADMIELGVPYSDPLADGPTIQAAATRALQKGVQLDDVLEVVKTVKGTTKVPIILFTYYNPIYYRGIDIFLKQIKDAGISGLVVPDLPLEEAEILLKPAADIGIEVTLLVAPTSSQERIDEITAKSQGFVYLVSVTGVTGVRSQMATEIKDLLSNLHRTTTKPIGVGFGISSPEQAKQIKDWGADAVIVGSAVVKRLSEGTPETGLKAVSKFCHSLKQAILS, encoded by the coding sequence ATGAATTCTATTGCCCGTTGTTTTCAAGATCTGAAACAAAATTCTGAATGTGCTCTGATTCCTTTTATTACTGCAGGAGATCCTGATTTGGCTACTACTGCCAAAGCTTTGGAGGTTTTAGCCCAGAGCGGTGCAGACATGATTGAATTGGGTGTACCCTATTCAGATCCGTTAGCAGATGGTCCAACAATTCAAGCTGCTGCTACGAGAGCTTTACAGAAAGGAGTCCAATTGGATGATGTTTTAGAAGTAGTAAAAACAGTAAAAGGCACAACTAAAGTTCCGATCATCTTATTTACCTATTACAATCCAATCTACTATCGGGGAATAGATATATTCCTTAAACAAATCAAAGATGCAGGAATTAGCGGGTTGGTTGTCCCCGATCTACCTTTGGAAGAAGCTGAAATATTACTCAAGCCAGCCGCTGATATCGGCATTGAGGTAACATTGCTAGTTGCCCCCACTAGTTCTCAAGAACGAATTGATGAGATCACTGCCAAATCTCAAGGATTTGTCTATTTAGTCTCGGTAACTGGAGTAACTGGAGTTCGCAGCCAAATGGCAACAGAAATTAAAGATCTGTTGTCGAACTTGCATCGCACAACAACCAAACCCATCGGAGTAGGCTTTGGTATCTCTAGTCCTGAACAAGCAAAACAAATCAAAGACTGGGGCGCAGACGCAGTGATTGTTGGTAGTGCCGTAGTTAAACGATTGTCAGAGGGAACTCCCGAAACGGGACTAAAGGCAGTCAGTAAATTCTGCCATTCTCTAAAACAAGCGATCTTGTCATAG
- a CDS encoding ATP-grasp domain-containing protein: MELLEYQAKELFRMVSIPILPSQTIKDSRKIKQLQIPYPVVLKSQVKSGGRGKAGGVRFVANTIDAIAAARTIFNLSILGEYPEVILAEAHYNAEREFFLAIVIDYDLKCPVLLGSAFGGMNVDLLLANLQQVVINTEFSLFHARRLAAKMGLSGELICSVSGIIAKMYRLLQEKDLDLIEINPLGVNKQGKLMALDGKITINDYALARQPIIETLSLSEQQKNESYRKYVEPEKNTFHQIGWRWLDWKNQKGKIAIISNSFDLALLTWDLLEQNKVSPACGVIIENSLTEDIDNSQLYLEKVQQILLELESVSGLEAILVNVWESETISLQIVQAIANYDQSVFEPTLSSRKEAALVSSNFKSNSGNLKQKSKSSGSQPIPIAKPRFILRLLVNNNLDELKVDESIYISSNLEEVISQASAIVQSS; the protein is encoded by the coding sequence ATGGAACTGCTAGAATATCAAGCTAAGGAATTGTTTAGGATGGTAAGTATTCCTATTTTACCTTCTCAGACTATTAAAGATTCTAGAAAAATTAAACAATTGCAAATTCCCTATCCTGTTGTCTTGAAATCCCAGGTGAAGTCTGGAGGAAGGGGAAAAGCAGGGGGAGTACGTTTTGTAGCCAACACAATTGATGCGATCGCTGCAGCCCGAACAATTTTTAACTTGTCTATTTTAGGAGAATACCCTGAAGTTATTTTGGCAGAGGCGCACTACAATGCTGAACGAGAATTTTTTCTGGCAATTGTCATCGACTATGATTTGAAATGCCCTGTGCTTCTGGGTTCTGCCTTTGGAGGAATGAATGTAGACCTATTGTTAGCTAACTTACAACAAGTTGTGATTAATACGGAATTTTCTTTATTCCATGCTCGTCGCTTAGCTGCCAAGATGGGATTATCCGGAGAATTGATCTGCTCTGTCAGCGGAATTATTGCCAAGATGTATCGCTTATTGCAGGAAAAAGATCTCGATTTAATTGAAATAAATCCTTTAGGGGTTAATAAACAAGGAAAGTTGATGGCATTGGATGGCAAGATTACAATTAACGACTACGCTCTAGCCAGGCAACCGATTATAGAAACTTTAAGTTTATCCGAACAGCAAAAAAATGAAAGCTATCGTAAATATGTTGAACCTGAGAAAAACACTTTTCATCAGATTGGATGGCGTTGGTTGGATTGGAAAAACCAAAAAGGTAAAATCGCTATAATCTCTAACAGCTTTGACTTAGCACTGCTAACTTGGGATTTACTCGAACAAAACAAAGTTTCCCCCGCTTGTGGTGTCATCATCGAAAATAGCTTGACTGAAGACATTGATAATTCCCAACTTTATCTAGAAAAAGTACAGCAGATTTTACTTGAATTAGAGTCTGTTTCTGGTTTAGAAGCGATCCTAGTCAATGTTTGGGAGTCCGAAACAATTAGTCTTCAGATTGTGCAAGCGATCGCTAATTACGATCAATCTGTTTTTGAACCAACTTTATCATCCAGAAAAGAAGCAGCATTAGTTAGCAGTAACTTTAAATCCAATTCAGGTAACTTAAAACAAAAGAGTAAATCTTCAGGATCTCAACCTATCCCAATAGCTAAACCTCGGTTTATTCTGAGGCTATTAGTCAACAACAATCTAGATGAACTGAAAGTTGATGAGTCAATTTACATATCTAGTAATTTAGAGGAAGTAATCTCACAAGCGAGCGCCATAGTTCAGTCTAGCTAA
- a CDS encoding DUF928 domain-containing protein produces the protein MGFNLVWGLILQKLEINYYAQIKSFLSIILACLVILYLSTKALSTEKHSNTSSPKTARENTKPQKKEEREESLDFSSTGRPGQQTAGESRGNCTNINDFLKAVMPVSHSGKTILGHPSFWVYLPLVTEQASHIEFIVQNEAREDIWRSQIHTPQDGRYHKFSLPETEPPLKIGQWYLWYVKIYCNSQLASSQYVQGWVRRVPVTSGLYLELQQNGQRSHLTYANHGIWYDAIDKLLSQYKPNSSDLDLEKDWKNLIRAKGVQLHHLPCIRANFTSRKQEARAVNL, from the coding sequence GTGGGTTTTAATCTAGTCTGGGGGTTGATTTTGCAGAAACTGGAGATTAACTACTATGCACAAATAAAAAGTTTTCTCAGTATAATTCTTGCTTGTTTAGTAATCCTTTATCTTTCAACCAAAGCTTTGTCAACTGAAAAGCATTCAAATACATCTTCACCTAAGACAGCTCGAGAAAATACTAAGCCACAAAAAAAAGAGGAGCGTGAAGAGTCTTTAGACTTTTCTAGTACTGGTAGACCAGGACAGCAAACTGCAGGAGAGAGTCGAGGGAATTGTACTAATATAAATGACTTCTTAAAAGCGGTTATGCCCGTTTCTCACTCGGGTAAAACAATTTTAGGACATCCTAGTTTTTGGGTTTATTTGCCTCTGGTTACCGAACAAGCCAGTCACATCGAATTCATTGTTCAAAATGAGGCCAGAGAAGATATTTGGCGATCGCAGATTCACACCCCCCAGGATGGTCGATATCATAAATTTTCTTTGCCAGAAACTGAGCCTCCTTTAAAAATTGGTCAATGGTATCTTTGGTACGTAAAAATATACTGCAACTCTCAGCTAGCCTCATCGCAGTATGTTCAAGGTTGGGTTCGTCGAGTTCCTGTAACCTCTGGCTTGTACTTGGAGCTGCAACAAAACGGTCAAAGATCTCATCTAACCTATGCAAATCATGGTATTTGGTACGATGCCATTGATAAGTTACTAAGTCAGTATAAACCCAATTCTAGCGACCTGGATTTAGAAAAAGACTGGAAAAATTTAATTCGAGCTAAAGGAGTACAGCTACATCACCTGCCCTGTATAAGAGCTAATTTCACTTCGCGAAAGCAAGAAGCAAGAGCCGTTAATCTTTAA
- a CDS encoding DUF262 domain-containing protein — MARINLLDTRTTSFGDLIGNGKIYKVPPFQRDYSWKEENWEDLWQDILTIHDKSDSSHYMGAIVLQNSYNSDKEFTVIDGQQRLATLSIIAIGIIEKIQKLVEREEDKEANQDRQEILKRTYLSDRDPRSLRYSSKLLLNENNNDFYQSNLINLRRPFNIRSLSKSNQLLWQAFQYYSDRLEELQEVVHSGEKLAEFLTNVIARKLLFIQINVEDELNAYTVFETLNARGIELSSTDLLKNYLFSLFQGPDDLQEAQRQWRRIINTVQMKRFPEFLRYYLSLKQTRVRRERLFKIVRQAVKNGQQAFELLDQLENYSSLFIALGNSNDDFWRDSPENQPYIRELELFRVKQAYPALFAAYEQFTPDNFTRLLKVVCILAFRYTVVSSLNPNELETLYNKVAISIMNGEITNPRHVFDRLRAVYVSDDKFSQDFSLLSISTKGQKRKLVRYILWKLELDASERQDISEDGFSIEHILPESLTENWRRHFNDAQVEEMVYRIGNLTPLEPNLNRQVGNESYSMKKETYQKSVYKLTQNILAEEWSAHTLATRQRQLAQRATHIWRSDFY, encoded by the coding sequence ATGGCTCGGATCAACCTATTAGATACTCGCACTACTAGTTTTGGTGACCTGATAGGCAATGGCAAGATTTACAAAGTACCTCCATTCCAGCGAGATTATTCCTGGAAAGAAGAGAATTGGGAAGATCTTTGGCAGGATATTTTGACTATTCATGATAAGTCTGACTCTAGTCATTACATGGGAGCTATTGTTTTACAGAACTCATACAATTCGGATAAAGAGTTTACAGTTATTGATGGTCAGCAACGATTAGCTACTCTGAGTATCATTGCTATTGGTATTATTGAGAAAATTCAAAAGCTTGTAGAGCGAGAAGAGGATAAAGAAGCTAATCAGGATCGCCAAGAAATTTTAAAACGAACTTATCTTAGTGATAGAGATCCGAGATCTCTTCGTTACTCAAGCAAGCTTCTTTTAAACGAGAATAACAATGATTTCTATCAAAGCAATTTGATAAATCTTAGAAGACCGTTTAATATTCGTTCTCTTTCTAAATCCAATCAATTGCTTTGGCAGGCTTTCCAGTATTATTCAGACCGTTTGGAAGAACTTCAAGAGGTGGTTCACAGTGGAGAAAAATTAGCTGAGTTTTTGACAAATGTAATTGCTCGAAAATTACTATTTATCCAAATTAACGTTGAGGATGAACTGAACGCATATACTGTGTTTGAAACTTTAAACGCTAGGGGAATAGAACTGAGTTCAACAGACTTATTGAAAAACTACCTGTTTTCACTCTTCCAAGGTCCAGATGACTTACAAGAAGCTCAAAGGCAATGGCGAAGAATTATTAATACTGTTCAGATGAAAAGGTTTCCTGAATTTCTGCGATATTATCTTAGCCTCAAGCAAACCAGAGTCAGACGTGAGCGATTATTCAAGATAGTTCGGCAAGCAGTGAAGAATGGACAACAAGCATTTGAGTTGCTAGATCAACTTGAAAACTACAGTAGTCTCTTTATTGCTCTTGGCAATTCTAATGATGATTTCTGGCGTGATAGTCCAGAAAACCAACCTTATATTCGAGAACTTGAACTATTCCGAGTGAAGCAGGCTTATCCAGCTTTATTTGCTGCATACGAGCAGTTTACTCCTGATAACTTTACTCGCCTATTGAAGGTTGTATGTATTCTAGCTTTTCGCTACACAGTTGTAAGTAGTCTAAATCCAAATGAATTAGAAACGCTTTATAACAAAGTAGCAATTTCAATCATGAATGGCGAAATTACTAACCCCAGACACGTTTTTGATCGCCTTCGCGCAGTATATGTTTCCGACGACAAGTTTTCACAAGACTTTTCTTTGCTCTCAATTTCTACAAAAGGACAGAAGAGGAAGCTAGTAAGATACATACTTTGGAAGCTTGAGTTAGATGCATCAGAACGGCAAGATATTAGTGAAGATGGCTTTTCAATTGAACATATCTTGCCTGAATCACTAACCGAGAACTGGCGAAGACACTTTAATGATGCTCAGGTAGAAGAAATGGTATATCGTATCGGCAATCTGACACCTTTAGAGCCAAATCTCAATCGTCAAGTTGGAAACGAATCTTACTCAATGAAGAAAGAGACTTATCAGAAAAGTGTGTACAAATTAACCCAGAATATTTTGGCTGAAGAATGGTCAGCGCATACACTAGCCACCAGGCAACGGCAACTAGCACAGCGTGCTACTCATATCTGGAGATCTGATTTTTATTAA
- a CDS encoding GNAT family N-acetyltransferase — MTSSVPKNDQLIVRPLEYRDVDAINALVSECVARETSKRLITVDRELEQVGSWYGLKRFLSLLPHSYYHGWRVYVAQQLAEVLGLIQVSSLNSTRSTWRVERVLLNSNSPQLELLKTQKEIGSQLLRYCLQNIWEARTWMLEVNVNEKNHLALYRENGFQPLAQMTYWQISSDLITQLAQQNPDLPNFLPISNADAPLLYQLDCVSMPPLLRQVFDRRVEDFKSNLVQSAVSKIRHWLNGTDVVSGYVFEPQRKAAIGYFRLESSKDGTRPHRAQLTVNPAYTWLYPKLTAQMAQIVQKSLDCKHGLADESQIYSQPLEIVSADYQPEREEYFNKIGATAVEHTLLMSRSVWHKIKEAKPLEGLQLSDVLQGLKPARAPIPSRISLIKSLSSSYQNIVRQKNIFYSKSTEFNPVEKNKSGKSFKPPSSGLV, encoded by the coding sequence ATGACTTCATCCGTACCTAAAAACGATCAGCTTATAGTTCGTCCTCTTGAGTATCGCGACGTGGATGCAATCAATGCTTTGGTGAGCGAATGTGTCGCCAGAGAAACTTCCAAACGCCTTATAACTGTAGATAGGGAACTAGAACAGGTAGGCTCATGGTACGGACTCAAAAGGTTTTTAAGTTTGTTACCTCATTCTTATTATCATGGTTGGCGAGTCTATGTTGCTCAACAGCTAGCCGAAGTATTAGGTTTAATTCAAGTTTCTTCACTCAATAGTACTCGCAGTACTTGGAGAGTAGAGAGAGTTTTGCTCAATAGCAACTCTCCTCAGTTAGAGTTACTCAAAACTCAGAAAGAAATTGGTTCTCAATTATTGCGTTACTGTCTGCAAAATATTTGGGAAGCACGAACTTGGATGCTAGAAGTTAATGTAAATGAGAAAAATCATTTAGCTCTCTATCGGGAAAATGGTTTTCAGCCATTAGCGCAGATGACTTACTGGCAAATATCTTCAGATTTAATTACCCAACTAGCCCAGCAAAATCCCGATTTACCCAACTTTTTGCCTATTAGTAATGCTGATGCACCACTTCTATATCAACTGGATTGTGTCTCCATGCCTCCTTTACTGCGTCAGGTTTTTGACCGTCGTGTAGAAGATTTTAAAAGTAATCTAGTGCAAAGTGCAGTTAGCAAAATTAGACACTGGCTGAACGGTACGGATGTGGTGAGTGGGTATGTTTTTGAGCCCCAGCGTAAAGCTGCAATTGGCTATTTTAGATTAGAGTCATCTAAAGATGGTACTCGACCTCACAGAGCCCAATTGACAGTAAATCCTGCCTATACTTGGCTTTATCCTAAATTGACTGCTCAGATGGCACAGATAGTTCAGAAATCTCTCGACTGCAAACATGGTTTAGCTGACGAGAGTCAGATCTATTCCCAGCCTTTAGAAATAGTTTCTGCTGATTATCAACCGGAAAGAGAAGAATACTTTAACAAAATAGGTGCGACTGCTGTAGAACATACCCTGTTAATGTCTCGCTCTGTGTGGCATAAAATCAAAGAAGCTAAACCATTAGAAGGGTTACAGCTATCAGATGTACTTCAGGGGTTAAAACCAGCTCGCGCTCCCATTCCTTCTCGTATATCTCTAATCAAGTCTCTTTCTAGTTCATATCAAAATATAGTTAGACAGAAAAATATTTTTTATTCCAAGTCCACTGAATTTAACCCTGTGGAAAAGAATAAATCTGGAAAATCTTTTAAACCTCCGAGTAGTGGCTTGGTTTAA
- a CDS encoding helix-turn-helix transcriptional regulator — protein sequence MTRPKKSQLQETNSPFKRLRLNVKLSQEQLAREIGVAVSTIRRWEKGQAEPTMTVAQMKEFCRAVKFKFDDLPNSLLPPKNSDAKNTSK from the coding sequence ATGACAAGACCCAAAAAATCTCAGCTTCAAGAAACAAATTCTCCTTTTAAAAGATTGAGATTGAATGTCAAACTGTCCCAAGAACAATTAGCCAGAGAAATCGGTGTGGCAGTTTCTACTATTCGGCGTTGGGAAAAAGGTCAAGCCGAACCCACGATGACAGTGGCTCAAATGAAAGAATTTTGCCGAGCAGTTAAATTCAAGTTTGACGACTTGCCTAACTCACTTTTGCCTCCCAAGAATAGTGATGCCAAAAATACTAGCAAATAA
- the ruvX gene encoding Holliday junction resolvase RuvX has protein sequence MKRISALGLDVGKKRMGVAGCDGTGLIATGLTTIYRTSFAEDIKQLQSIIEERKVEILVIGMPYSLDGTVGLQAQQVQKFANKIAKILQLPVEYVDERLTSVEAEAQLKNNKQFSTRDKGAIDRRAAAIILQQWLDMRRMKKMKDEKDKR, from the coding sequence ATGAAAAGAATTTCGGCTTTAGGGTTAGATGTGGGAAAAAAACGCATGGGAGTAGCTGGTTGCGATGGCACTGGTCTAATTGCTACCGGTCTAACTACTATCTATCGCACTTCTTTTGCTGAAGATATCAAACAACTCCAAAGTATAATTGAAGAGCGAAAAGTCGAAATATTAGTTATTGGCATGCCATATTCTTTGGATGGCACAGTAGGATTACAGGCACAGCAAGTTCAAAAATTCGCCAATAAGATTGCTAAAATTTTACAGCTACCAGTTGAATATGTAGATGAACGTTTAACTTCAGTTGAAGCAGAAGCTCAGCTTAAAAATAATAAGCAGTTTTCAACCCGAGATAAAGGTGCAATTGACCGCCGTGCTGCAGCAATAATTTTACAGCAATGGCTTGATATGAGACGGATGAAAAAGATGAAGGATGAAAAGGATAAAAGATGA